Proteins from a single region of Pseudarthrobacter sp. NIBRBAC000502772:
- a CDS encoding glycoside hydrolase family 15 protein: MAALIEDYALLSDLHTGPLVSRRGSVDWLCFPRFDSPAVFAALLGGEEHGRWLLAPSAPEAVVIDRHYVDSTFVLQTTWQTDAGKVLVTDFMPVGDNRSRLVRRMTGLSGTVLMRHEIRIRPQYATVLPWVSRVRDSAPGQGAEILLAMSGPDALALRGEDLPIAEGHRHAGEIWVAQGKNVDFELTWFPSHEDVPSAVNVDAALELAVAYWTTWAGNCRDDGKYGSAVKRSLLVLRALTHYETGGIVAAPTTSLPEDFGGSRNWDYRYCWLRDASLTLEAMLTHGYESEALKWRNWLLRALAGDPEDLQIMYGVGGERDLTEKELPHLPGYQNSRPVRIGNAAVSQYQADVVGEVMVALERLRLAGGKEDHFSWALQRALLGSVENHLEDKDFGLWEMRGDAQYFTHSRVMMWAAFDSGVRAVRDHGLAGPAEHWKQLREGLAAEIMDLGFNRDLNSFTQTYGGRQTDAALLALPQVGFLAYDDERMLGTVDQLEKELLTAEGLLMRYRTETGVDGLEPGEHAFLACSFWLVEQYARSGRWADARNLMDVLAGLANELGLLSEEYSMKEKRMAGNFPQAFSHLTLVRAADAMHGVDRLSLHPKH; this comes from the coding sequence ATGGCCGCACTAATAGAGGATTATGCGCTGCTTTCCGATCTTCACACCGGGCCTCTTGTTTCGCGGCGGGGCAGCGTTGACTGGCTGTGTTTCCCGCGTTTCGACTCGCCCGCGGTCTTTGCTGCCCTACTCGGGGGTGAGGAACATGGTCGATGGCTGTTGGCGCCGAGCGCGCCGGAGGCCGTGGTCATTGACCGCCACTACGTCGACTCGACGTTTGTACTCCAAACAACATGGCAGACCGATGCCGGCAAGGTCTTGGTGACGGACTTCATGCCGGTGGGTGACAACCGTTCGCGTCTTGTCCGTCGCATGACAGGACTCAGCGGGACGGTCCTCATGCGCCACGAGATTAGAATCCGACCCCAATACGCCACCGTGTTGCCTTGGGTGAGCCGGGTCCGTGATAGCGCGCCGGGTCAGGGTGCGGAGATTCTCCTGGCCATGTCGGGTCCGGACGCCCTGGCCCTCCGGGGAGAAGATCTTCCGATTGCGGAAGGTCACCGGCATGCCGGGGAAATTTGGGTTGCACAGGGGAAGAACGTGGACTTCGAACTGACATGGTTCCCCTCGCACGAGGATGTGCCCTCGGCCGTCAATGTCGATGCCGCCCTTGAACTGGCTGTGGCCTATTGGACCACCTGGGCAGGAAATTGCCGCGATGACGGCAAATACGGCAGTGCAGTGAAGCGTTCGCTGCTTGTGCTTCGTGCGCTCACCCACTACGAGACAGGCGGCATTGTCGCTGCGCCCACCACATCCCTACCGGAAGATTTTGGTGGGTCACGCAATTGGGACTACCGCTACTGTTGGCTGCGCGATGCCTCTTTGACGTTGGAGGCCATGTTGACACATGGCTATGAATCGGAGGCGCTGAAGTGGCGCAACTGGCTTTTACGTGCACTCGCGGGCGATCCGGAGGACCTGCAGATTATGTACGGCGTGGGGGGTGAGCGGGACCTGACGGAAAAGGAGCTCCCCCACCTTCCCGGATACCAGAATTCCAGGCCGGTGCGAATCGGGAACGCTGCCGTGTCCCAGTACCAGGCTGACGTGGTCGGTGAGGTGATGGTGGCACTTGAAAGGCTTCGGCTCGCCGGAGGCAAGGAAGACCACTTCTCCTGGGCACTCCAGCGTGCGCTGCTCGGATCCGTGGAAAATCACCTTGAGGACAAAGACTTCGGCCTGTGGGAAATGCGCGGCGATGCCCAGTACTTCACCCACTCCCGGGTGATGATGTGGGCCGCCTTTGACAGCGGAGTGCGGGCTGTTCGCGATCATGGCCTAGCTGGACCGGCAGAGCATTGGAAGCAACTCCGTGAGGGATTGGCCGCGGAAATCATGGATCTCGGATTCAACCGGGACCTCAACTCCTTCACCCAAACCTACGGCGGTCGGCAGACGGACGCTGCTCTGCTGGCCTTGCCGCAGGTTGGCTTCCTTGCCTACGACGATGAGCGCATGCTCGGTACGGTTGACCAGTTGGAAAAGGAGCTGCTCACTGCCGAGGGCCTGCTGATGCGCTACCGCACCGAAACAGGAGTAGACGGATTGGAACCGGGAGAACATGCGTTCCTCGCATGCTCCTTCTGGCTAGTAGAACAGTACGCGCGGTCAGGCCGCTGGGCCGACGCCAGGAACCTGATGGACGTGCTGGCCGGGCTCGCCAACGAGCTGGGCCTGCTCAGCGAAGAATATTCAATGAAGGAAAAGCGGATGGCGGGAAACTTTCCACAAGCCTTCTCCCATCTGACCCTAGTGCGAGCGGCAGACGCCATGCACGGCGTGGACCGCCTCAGCCTGCATCCCAAACATTGA